The proteins below are encoded in one region of Brassica napus cultivar Da-Ae chromosome A6, Da-Ae, whole genome shotgun sequence:
- the LOC106349412 gene encoding dihydrolipoyllysine-residue acetyltransferase component 4 of pyruvate dehydrogenase complex, chloroplastic yields MALSSSSFLSTPSLPNSKSTISFASSVSPAPIPSLRRVVFRSHRREMTVRSKIREIFMPALSSTMTEGKIVSWLKTEGEKLAKGQSVVVVESDKADMDVETFYDGYLAAIVVGEGETAPVGAAIGLLAETEAEIEEAKSKAASKSSSAAVAPSPPPPATSSPAPAISQPAPVAAGSDGPRKTVATPYAKKLAKQHKVDIGSVAGTGPFGRITASDVEAAAGIAPSVAPPPPPPAASPTATTAKATTTSSPPLLPDSSVVPFTAMQSAVSKNMIESLSVPTFRVGYPVNTDALDALYEKVKPKGVTMTALLAKAAGMALAQHPVVNASCKDGKSFSYNSNINIAVAVAINGGLITPVLQDADKLDLYLLSQKWKELVGKARSKQLQPHEYNSGTFTLSNLGMFGVDRFDAILPPGQGAIMAVGASKPTVVADKDGFFSVKNKMMVNVTADHRIVYGADLAAFLQTFAKIVENPDSLTL; encoded by the exons ATGGCgctctcttcttcctcgttcCTATCGACGCCTTCTCTCCCCAACTCCAAATCCACCATTTCATTCGCTTCCTCCGTCTCCCCAGCCCCCATCCCCTCCCTCCGCCGCGTCGTTTTCCGCTCTCACCGCAGAGAGATGACAGTCAGATCCAAAATCAGAGAAATCTTCATGCCGGCGCTCTCTTCCACCATGACGGAAGGGAAGATTGTATCCTGGCTCAAGACGGAAGGCGAGAAGCTCGCGAAGGGACAGAGCGTAGTCGTCGTGGAGTCCGATAAGGCCGATATGGACGTGGAAACGTTCTACGACGGTTACCTCGCCGCAATCGTCGTCGGAGAAGGAGAGACGGCTCCCGTAGGCGCTGCGATCGGGTTGCTTGCGGAGACTGAGGCTGAAATCGAAGAAGCTAAGAGCAAAGCCGCCTCGAAATCCTCCTCCGCCGCTGTTgctccttctcctcctcctccggctaCTTCATCTCCCGCGCCGGCGATCTCTCAGCCTGCTCCGGTGGCGGCAGGGTCAGATGGTCCGAGGAAGACCGTAGCGACGCCTTACGCTAAGAAGCTCGCGAAGCAGCACAAAGTGGATATCGGATCCGTTGCGGGAACTGGACCGTTCGGTAGGATCACGGCTTCTGACGTGGAGGCGGCGGCTGGAATCGCTCCCTCCGTGGCACCACCGCCTCCTCCTCCTGCTGCTTCACCAACAGCTACGACGGCGAAGGCTACAACAACTAGCTCGCCTCCTCTGTTGCCTGACTCCAGCGTTGTTCCCTTCACAGCAATGCAATCTGCAGTTTCCAAAAACATGATCGAGAGCCTCTCTGTTCCAACGTTCCGTGTTGGTTATCCTGTGAACACTGATGCTCTTGATGCACTCTACGAGAAGGTGAAGCCAAAGGGTGTAACAATGACTGCGTTATTGGCTAAAGCTGCGGGGATGGCTCTTGCTCAGCATCCTGTGGTGAACGCAAGCTGCAAAGATGGAAAGAGTTTTAGTTACAATAGCAACATTAACATTGCCGTTGCTGTTGCTATCAATGGCGGGCTGATTACTCCTGTTCTGCAAGATGCTGATAAG TTGGATTTATACTTGTTATCTCAAAAATGGAAAGAGCTGGTTGGGAAAGCTAGGAGCAAGCAATTGCAACCTCATGAATACAACTCTG GAACTTTCACTTTATCGAATCTCGGTATGTTTGGAGTGGATAGATTTGATGCTATTCTTCCTCCAGGACAG GGTGCTATAATGGCTGTTGGAGCGTCAAAACCAACTGTAGTTGCTGATAAAGATGGTTTCTTCAGTGTGAAAAACAAAATGATG GTGAATGTTACAGCAGATCATCGCATTGTGTATGGAGCTGACTTAGCTGCTTTCCTTCAGACCTTTGCAAAGATTGTTGAGAATCCAGATAGCTTGACCTTGTAG
- the BNAA06G33290D gene encoding uncharacterized protein BNAA06G33290D: MDGLLTDEERLTRSDSVGKKRVRDELDELVINSPDVKRLRDDLFDDSGHDPATQDLDSLMKSFEEELSNTTTVQDSGEALPDLGYLFEASDDELGLPPPPPPPSTLLPPSSEETKETELVRASSGVGEPVTGFGSFELDDGLFEYSDVCLDSGDLFSWRPETLPAE; encoded by the coding sequence ATGGACGGTTTACTGACCGACGAGGAGAGGCTAACTCGGAGTGACTCGGTTGGTAAGAAGCGAGTCAGAGACGAGTTGGATGAGCTTGTTATCAACTCGCCTGATGTAAAGCGGTTGAGAGACGATTTGTTCGATGACTCGGGTCATGACCCAGCGACTCAAGATCTCGACTCGTTGATGAAGAGCTTCGAGGAAGAGTTGTCGAACACGACGACGGTGCAAGACTCCGGCGAGGCTCTGCCGGATCTCGGATATCTTTTCGAAGCTTCCGACGACGAACTGGGTTTGCCTCCTCCGCCACCGCCACCGTCAACGCTTCTTCCTCCGTCGTCTGAGGAAACAAAGGAGACGGAGTTGGTACGAGCGTCGTCGGGAGTCGGCGAGCCTGTTACGGGTTTTGGATCTTTCGAGCTGGATGATGGGCTGTTCGAATATTCCGATGTTTGTTTAGATTCCGGTGACCTGTTTTCATGGCGGCCGGAAACTCTACCGGCGGAGTAA